Proteins encoded within one genomic window of Corynebacterium aurimucosum:
- the serB gene encoding phosphoserine phosphatase SerB, whose product MRPVDNQSEQVFAVVTASGPDKPGVSAAFFRVLSSHNVELVDAEQAIFSGRISLSAYIRVQASRLEALEQGLRNTLSIYAQSINVDLREEEATSRPRSTHVVVVLGRQLNASHMSAIAKELANLNVNIDRIRGLSTYPLNGLELYITIEGASDPVRAMLARLATEQGVDIAIERSGLQRRSKRLICFDCDSTLITGEVIEMLAAHAGKEAEVAAVTERAMRGELDFEESLRERVAALAGLPETVIKETANDIRLTPGVRTTIRTLKRMGYRVAVVSGGFIQVLEDLAKELDLDYVRANTLEIEDGKLTGRVIGDVVDRKAKEMFLREFAADSGLSMRQTVAVGDGANDIDMISAAGLGIAFNAKPALREVADTSVNHPYMDEILQILGIPMEEVASE is encoded by the coding sequence ATGAGGCCCGTGGATAATCAAAGTGAACAAGTCTTCGCCGTTGTCACCGCCTCTGGCCCCGACAAGCCCGGCGTATCGGCCGCCTTCTTCCGAGTCCTGAGCTCCCACAACGTCGAGCTCGTCGACGCCGAACAGGCTATTTTTTCCGGCCGTATCTCCCTTTCTGCGTATATCCGGGTGCAGGCCTCCCGCCTCGAAGCGCTCGAGCAGGGCCTACGCAACACGTTGAGCATTTATGCCCAATCCATCAACGTGGATCTTCGGGAAGAGGAGGCAACCTCACGGCCGCGCTCCACGCACGTCGTCGTGGTGCTAGGACGCCAGCTCAACGCCAGCCACATGTCGGCGATTGCCAAGGAGCTGGCCAACCTGAACGTCAACATCGACCGCATCCGCGGTCTTTCTACCTACCCGCTCAACGGTCTCGAGCTCTACATCACCATTGAGGGAGCTTCCGACCCAGTCCGCGCAATGCTGGCCCGCTTGGCCACGGAGCAGGGCGTCGACATCGCCATTGAGCGCTCCGGCCTGCAACGCCGCTCAAAGCGGCTTATTTGCTTTGACTGCGATTCCACCCTCATCACCGGCGAGGTTATCGAGATGTTGGCCGCCCACGCCGGCAAGGAGGCAGAGGTTGCCGCCGTGACGGAGCGCGCTATGCGCGGTGAGCTGGACTTCGAAGAGTCTCTCCGCGAGCGCGTCGCCGCCTTGGCCGGGTTGCCGGAAACGGTGATTAAGGAAACCGCCAACGATATTCGTCTGACTCCAGGCGTGCGCACCACCATCCGCACGCTCAAGCGCATGGGCTACCGCGTTGCGGTGGTGTCTGGCGGCTTCATTCAGGTCCTCGAGGATCTAGCTAAAGAGCTCGACCTCGACTACGTGCGCGCCAATACCCTCGAGATCGAGGACGGCAAGCTCACCGGCCGGGTCATCGGGGACGTCGTGGACCGTAAGGCCAAGGAGATGTTCCTGCGCGAATTTGCTGCGGATTCGGGCCTGAGCATGCGGCAGACCGTGGCGGTTGGTGACGGTGCCAACGATATCGACATGATCTCCGCTGCCGGCTTGGGCATCGCCTTCAACGCCAAACCCGCGCTGCGAGAGGTTGCGGATACCTCGGTCAACCATCCGTACATGGATGAAATCCTGCAAATCCTGGGTATCCCCATGGAGGAAGTTGCCAGTGAATAA